In bacterium, a single window of DNA contains:
- the nudC gene encoding NADH pyrophosphatase — protein MSTPLNRVPANSRAVCVDIIIRHQGGIVLIKRGHEPFAGFWALPGGFVDQGETVEQAAVREAEEETGLRVRLDRLVGIYSHPERDPHRHTIAICYTAEVISGELQSGDDAADARVVRQMEEARMAFDHAEMCADAGVFASTLEGEGFADHD, from the coding sequence ATGTCCACCCCCCTGAATCGAGTCCCTGCCAATAGTCGGGCAGTCTGTGTCGACATCATCATCAGGCATCAGGGAGGGATCGTGCTGATCAAGCGAGGCCATGAGCCCTTCGCCGGGTTCTGGGCACTGCCGGGAGGGTTCGTCGATCAGGGGGAAACCGTAGAGCAGGCCGCGGTCCGGGAAGCGGAAGAGGAGACCGGACTCCGGGTCCGGCTGGACAGACTAGTGGGGATCTACTCGCACCCCGAACGGGACCCGCACCGCCACACGATCGCGATTTGCTACACGGCGGAGGTGATCTCCGGCGAGTTGCAGTCGGGGGATGACGCGGCCGATGCCCGGGTGGTCCGCCAGATGGAGGAGGCCCGGATGGCCTTTGATCATGCGGAAATGTGCGCTGATGCTGGAGTTTTCGCTTCGACACTCGAGGGTGAAGGCTTTGCGGACCACGACTAG
- the yloA gene encoding putative protein YloA gives MQQDALCLARLLDSARPLLAGAIIRDCQSAPDGRGLIVALANAQGCRGMLFSLNARHSRWHLLQDLPSRNAALDTHLVMVARQKLAGGHLREIEQPSGERLLSITTTRRDFTGETEEYRLIAELMGPDSNLLVLDAEGTILATWRIAHAYDNAYREIRPGKNYVPPPPPGRLPMQPLPVEEWRRFASQQSPDRPWQGLLLATFRGLTPGLIQAACASADLPPRTPVGSLTSAQIHHWAGAIEDLWVDVQQGSRLPPWDAWLDFQADPRTLHQCAAELFAEWEAQDQDRERADQWRAAMKAREKDLQTLRGHLLEDMYAHRGALAHRRIGDLIFAQLHLFPPDRPGYDLTLEVPDIYATPPELPVDALPDDMSLEELERLTNPAPPLVAITIPADKSAQQVAREAYHRAGRAQRGITEVNTRLAAVDLELERLHQQQSIWEEYLRVEPNRWKQVLTALRQGKSLPAPPSAKGTAKPAAKASIVPQGLQGISLQVYQLPDDTIAYVGGNAHANEVLWRYGEAEHLWLHAKGVPGSHVLIPLPAHQVTAEALLEAARLAVAHSSVKEGTKIPVDYTRIRYLKKPPGTAPGYVTYTRERSLLVDPFSPLELKRRRLHPRP, from the coding sequence ATGCAGCAGGATGCGCTCTGCCTCGCCCGATTACTCGACAGCGCGCGTCCCCTCCTGGCAGGGGCCATCATTCGGGATTGCCAGTCCGCCCCCGATGGTCGCGGCCTGATCGTCGCCCTGGCTAATGCCCAGGGTTGTCGCGGGATGCTCTTTTCCCTGAATGCGCGTCATTCCCGCTGGCATCTGCTGCAGGACCTCCCATCGCGGAACGCTGCGCTGGACACACATCTGGTGATGGTGGCGCGTCAAAAGCTGGCAGGTGGACATCTCCGGGAAATCGAACAGCCATCAGGGGAACGCCTGCTGAGCATCACAACGACACGTCGCGACTTCACCGGTGAAACTGAGGAGTACCGCCTCATCGCGGAACTCATGGGTCCCGATTCCAATCTGCTGGTGCTCGATGCCGAAGGGACCATTCTCGCCACCTGGCGGATCGCCCATGCGTATGACAACGCCTACCGCGAAATCCGTCCGGGGAAAAACTACGTGCCACCTCCACCACCAGGGCGGCTCCCGATGCAGCCGCTGCCCGTAGAGGAATGGCGACGCTTCGCTTCCCAGCAATCGCCGGATCGTCCGTGGCAGGGTCTCCTCCTCGCGACCTTTCGGGGACTCACGCCGGGTCTCATCCAGGCGGCCTGCGCCAGCGCAGACCTCCCGCCCCGGACGCCGGTGGGGTCGCTGACCTCCGCCCAGATCCACCACTGGGCAGGCGCCATCGAGGATCTGTGGGTAGATGTCCAGCAGGGCTCCCGGCTCCCCCCCTGGGATGCGTGGCTCGACTTTCAGGCGGATCCCAGGACACTGCATCAATGCGCGGCGGAGCTGTTCGCCGAGTGGGAAGCCCAGGACCAGGACCGGGAACGAGCCGATCAGTGGCGCGCCGCCATGAAGGCCCGGGAGAAGGACCTACAGACGTTGCGGGGGCATCTGCTGGAGGACATGTACGCCCATCGGGGAGCCCTCGCGCATCGACGCATCGGCGATCTCATCTTTGCCCAGCTCCATCTCTTTCCCCCGGATCGCCCAGGCTACGACCTCACCCTTGAGGTGCCGGATATCTATGCCACTCCGCCAGAGTTACCCGTTGATGCCCTCCCGGATGACATGAGCCTCGAGGAACTGGAGCGACTGACGAATCCCGCGCCGCCGCTGGTAGCGATCACGATCCCGGCCGATAAATCAGCGCAACAGGTCGCCCGGGAGGCGTACCACCGGGCCGGTCGCGCACAACGGGGCATCACCGAAGTCAACACCCGGCTGGCTGCTGTTGACCTGGAACTGGAGCGATTGCATCAGCAGCAATCGATCTGGGAGGAGTATCTGCGGGTCGAGCCCAATCGCTGGAAGCAGGTGCTGACCGCCCTGCGACAGGGGAAATCTCTCCCGGCTCCTCCATCGGCCAAAGGAACAGCGAAACCTGCCGCCAAAGCCAGCATCGTCCCTCAGGGACTGCAGGGAATCAGCCTGCAGGTCTATCAGCTGCCCGATGACACCATCGCCTATGTCGGGGGCAATGCCCACGCCAATGAAGTGCTGTGGCGCTACGGTGAGGCGGAGCATCTCTGGCTCCATGCGAAAGGAGTCCCCGGAAGCCATGTCCTGATTCCCCTCCCCGCACATCAGGTGACCGCGGAAGCGCTGCTGGAGGCCGCGCGGCTCGCGGTCGCCCACTCATCGGTGAAAGAGGGGACGAAAATTCCGGTCGACTACACCCGCATCCGCTATCTGAAAAAGCCGCCCGGGACCGCGCCGGGCTATGTCACCTACACGCGGGAGCGGTCGCTGCTCGTCGACCCTTTTAGTCCGCTGGAACTCAAACGACGTCGCCTTCATCCTCGTCCGTAA